The Pasteuria penetrans genome segment CAAGGATCCTCTTGATCCGAAGTTGATCTACCTCCTGGACAACAAAAACCCAAGCACCCGAACGAATTTCATCACCAACCTCTGGAACCTTCTCCAAACGGGAAAAGAGCCATCCACCAATCGTATCATTATCCGTATCCTCAATCTTCGTTTGAAAGTGATCATTTACTTCCTCGATGAGCAAACGGGCTGCAATTAAGGTACCCTCGCTTCCGATCTGAAAAAGGGGCTTCTCATCATCAAATTCATCCTGAATTTCACCAAAAATCTCCTCGATGATATCCTCCGTGGTCACCAATCCGGAAGTACCACCAAACTCGTCCACCACAATCGCCATCTCCACCCTGTTTTTCTGTAAATTGCGAAGAATATCCTTCAATTCCATGGTCTCTGGAACAACCACGTTGGGCCTCGCCAGATCCATCAACACGGGGGAAGACACCCCACTGGATATACACTCATAAACATGCCGAATGTGAACAATACCCCGTATATCATCCTTATCCCTGCCACAGAGGGGAAAACGGGTGTGGCGGGCGTTCTTAATAATCTCAAAATTATCCTCAAAGGTTTTGTCAACAAACAGGCAAACCATGTTCACACGAGGTACCATCACCTCACGGGCAATACGATCGGCAAACTCAAAAATATTGTCGAACAACATGAGCTCGGCTTGATCAATCACACCACTCTTGTGACTCTGTGCCAACAACATACGAATTTCTTCCTCGGTATGCGCATTGTGTTTGAGATTCTTCAAATCCACCCGAAGGAGACGTAAGACTAAATTGGCTGATTTTTCTAACAAAAAAATAAAGGGACGAAAAAGACGATAAAAAAAGTGTAACGGTCGGGCTACCCAGAGGGTTATTTCTTCCGCCTTATAAATGGCGATGGACTTAGGCGCCATCTCCCCGAAGACGATATGCCCTACGGTAACCAGAAGAAAAGCGAGGGAAACAGCCACCACGTGGGGAAACCAGGCCGGCAATCCAAAGCCCTTGAATAATGAAACCAACAGTTCACCCATCGTATCCTTTGCCGCCCAACCTAATCCCAAGGAAGCAAGGGTAATTCCCACCTGCGTCACGGAGAGATAGGTATCCAGACTACTCAACACGGTCTGTGCCATTTTACCCACGCTACCCGAAGAACTAAGCTGCTTCACCCTGGTGGGCCTTGCCTTGACAATGGCAAATTCCGCCGCAACAAAAAAACC includes the following:
- a CDS encoding hemolysin family protein gives rise to the protein MDGPLYWDNVGALIIKLLLAVFLVALNGFFVAAEFAIVKARPTRVKQLSSSGSVGKMAQTVLSSLDTYLSVTQVGITLASLGLGWAAKDTMGELLVSLFKGFGLPAWFPHVVAVSLAFLLVTVGHIVFGEMAPKSIAIYKAEEITLWVARPLHFFYRLFRPFIFLLEKSANLVLRLLRVDLKNLKHNAHTEEEIRMLLAQSHKSGVIDQAELMLFDNIFEFADRIAREVMVPRVNMVCLFVDKTFEDNFEIIKNARHTRFPLCGRDKDDIRGIVHIRHVYECISSGVSSPVLMDLARPNVVVPETMELKDILRNLQKNRVEMAIVVDEFGGTSGLVTTEDIIEEIFGEIQDEFDDEKPLFQIGSEGTLIAARLLIEEVNDHFQTKIEDTDNDTIGGWLFSRLEKVPEVGDEIRSGAWVFVVQEVDQLRIKRILVKPMKLGNDGETEVSTGVDGRSRGSGGP